In a genomic window of Acidobacteriota bacterium:
- a CDS encoding ThiF family adenylyltransferase, producing the protein MNGRYSRQALLPWIGEVGQERIQKATAAVVGVGALGCASSALLARAGVGRLILVDRDHVEESNLQRQALFTEAHWRARLPKAVAAEQALREIRPDLEVEALAEDLGPERARDLFQRAAVVLDGTDNFETRYLLNDAAVEAGRPWIYGGAVSTFGTLLAIRPGLTPCLRCLFPAPPAPGSAPTCDTAGVLGPAAAAVGALQAGEALKVLAGREDLCAPALRGFDLLDGSFSSVRPPREPACPCCGARAFDFLEERGTSRTHRLCGRDGVMVLAPPGTRLDLPSLEARLRAFGPVFRNPYLIQTEWEGHPVTLYADGRALVQKTPDPARARALYARYLGM; encoded by the coding sequence GTGAACGGCCGGTACTCGCGTCAGGCCCTCCTTCCGTGGATCGGCGAGGTCGGGCAGGAACGGATCCAAAAAGCCACCGCCGCTGTGGTGGGCGTGGGCGCCCTCGGCTGCGCCTCCTCCGCCCTCCTGGCCAGGGCGGGCGTGGGCAGGCTGATCCTCGTGGACCGCGACCACGTGGAGGAGAGCAACCTCCAGCGCCAGGCCCTCTTCACCGAGGCCCATTGGCGCGCCCGGCTCCCCAAGGCCGTGGCCGCCGAACAGGCCTTGAGGGAAATCCGGCCCGATCTCGAGGTGGAGGCCCTTGCCGAGGACCTGGGGCCCGAGCGGGCGCGGGATCTCTTTCAGAGGGCGGCGGTGGTCCTCGACGGCACCGACAACTTCGAGACCCGCTACCTCCTCAACGATGCCGCCGTCGAGGCGGGTCGCCCCTGGATTTACGGCGGAGCCGTCTCCACCTTTGGCACCCTGCTGGCCATTCGCCCCGGCCTCACGCCGTGTCTGAGGTGCCTCTTCCCCGCTCCGCCCGCCCCGGGAAGCGCGCCCACCTGCGACACGGCGGGCGTCCTCGGCCCCGCCGCCGCCGCCGTAGGGGCCCTCCAGGCGGGGGAGGCCCTCAAGGTCCTCGCGGGCCGAGAGGACCTGTGCGCGCCAGCCTTGCGGGGCTTCGACCTCCTCGACGGCTCCTTCTCGAGCGTCCGCCCCCCGAGGGAGCCCGCCTGCCCCTGCTGTGGCGCACGCGCCTTCGACTTCCTCGAGGAGCGCGGCACGAGCCGCACCCACCGCCTCTGCGGCCGCGACGGCGTCATGGTCCTCGCCCCCCCGGGCACCCGCCTGGATTTGCCCTCCCTCGAAGCGCGCCTGCGGGCCTTCGGCCCCGTCTTCCGCAACCCCTATCTGATCCAGACGGAGTGGGAGGGCCACCCCGTCACCCTCTACGCCGACGGCCGCGCCCTCGTCCAGAAAACCCCAGACCCCGCCCGCGCCCGCGCCCTCTACGCGAGGTACCTGGGGATGTAG